Proteins encoded in a region of the Deinococcus radiopugnans ATCC 19172 genome:
- the rdgB gene encoding RdgB/HAM1 family non-canonical purine NTP pyrophosphatase, with amino-acid sequence MQVIVATGNAGKVREIGEALAGLGWNLRPLEGLPLPEETGATYEENAALKACTVALMTRTAAIADDSGIEVEALNGEPGVYSARFGGRDSDLERNIHLLEKLRGHANRRAKFVSVVILAHPNGQVETYRGELHGTLLEGPRGTGGFGYDPLFVPDGDTRTLAEMSVAEKQAISHRGKALEALKAAHQRPAAP; translated from the coding sequence ATGCAGGTAATCGTGGCGACTGGAAACGCCGGAAAGGTGCGCGAGATCGGGGAGGCGCTGGCCGGACTGGGCTGGAACCTGCGCCCCCTGGAGGGTCTGCCCCTGCCCGAGGAAACGGGGGCAACCTACGAGGAAAACGCCGCCCTGAAGGCCTGCACCGTGGCCCTGATGACCCGCACGGCGGCCATCGCCGACGACAGCGGCATCGAGGTGGAGGCGCTGAACGGTGAACCCGGCGTGTACAGCGCCCGGTTCGGGGGACGCGACAGTGACCTGGAGCGCAACATCCACCTGCTGGAAAAGCTGCGCGGCCACGCGAACCGCCGCGCTAAATTCGTCTCGGTGGTGATTCTGGCGCATCCCAACGGTCAGGTGGAAACCTACCGGGGGGAATTGCACGGCACCCTGCTGGAAGGCCCCCGCGGCACGGGCGGCTTCGGCTACGATCCCCTCTTCGTGCCCGACGGCGACACCCGGACCCTGGCCGAGATGAGCGTGGCCGAGAAACAGGCGATCAGCCACCGGGGTAAGGCGCTGGAGGCCCTGAAGGCGGCGCACCAGCGGCCTGCAGCCCCCTGA
- a CDS encoding DEAD/DEAH box helicase → MTRTRTPDRPQNEQRPQAEPQDRAQRAAAPRGETPSPGQVAPVADWHAMLGGRTPTPVQAGAIPALLSGRDVITTARTGSGKTLAFLIPAAARGIGMKEVRGIRPEVLVVTPTRELAVQIRDVARELGMTAGRITGGITPGQTRSEATGKGLISGTPGRLKDLISRRELNLAGLRYVVLDEADELLSLGFLKDVGDILRSAQTQSQAQNGQKLQIAMASATFPGEIRTVAQQFMVNPERIDIAPAARAEQGNPDDILGGATGATHLLVHTTRDDVMDVAAEQIREALRAPGGCVVVFSRTKSLVKRRAERLEGMLPGEIVSPLQGNMDQKKRERTMALLREGKSRVLVATDIAGRGIDLPEVRLVIHMDVAQTAEDHVHRSGRTARAGRPGVNLVLLIPEQRGLWQTVRRGLPPALHPPLTPQEGQVDRAIQEKQGRGSGNGLMPGESGGGRGRGQGGGQGRGGQGGGQSRGQAQGRGQTEHSDRGGRGAQASGQRRFESGGAGTGAGRVGPQPARGRGGRGRG, encoded by the coding sequence ATGACCCGAACCCGTACCCCAGACCGTCCCCAGAACGAACAGCGCCCCCAGGCCGAGCCGCAGGACCGCGCTCAGCGTGCGGCGGCCCCTCGCGGCGAAACCCCTTCCCCCGGTCAGGTTGCGCCTGTGGCCGACTGGCACGCCATGCTGGGCGGCCGCACGCCCACCCCGGTGCAGGCCGGGGCCATCCCCGCACTCCTGAGTGGGCGCGACGTGATCACCACCGCCCGCACCGGCAGCGGCAAGACATTGGCCTTTCTGATTCCGGCCGCCGCGCGCGGCATCGGCATGAAGGAGGTGCGCGGCATCCGCCCCGAGGTGCTGGTGGTCACGCCCACCCGCGAGCTGGCCGTGCAGATCCGCGACGTGGCCCGCGAACTGGGCATGACCGCCGGGCGCATCACCGGGGGCATCACGCCGGGGCAGACCCGCAGCGAGGCGACGGGCAAGGGCCTGATCTCCGGCACGCCGGGCCGCCTCAAGGACCTGATCAGCCGCCGCGAACTGAACCTCGCTGGCCTGCGCTACGTGGTGCTGGACGAGGCCGACGAACTGCTGTCGCTGGGCTTCCTGAAGGACGTGGGCGACATCCTGCGCTCCGCGCAGACCCAGAGTCAGGCCCAGAACGGACAAAAACTGCAGATCGCGATGGCCTCGGCCACCTTTCCCGGCGAAATCCGCACGGTGGCCCAGCAGTTCATGGTCAACCCCGAGCGCATCGACATCGCGCCCGCCGCCCGCGCCGAGCAGGGCAACCCCGACGACATCCTGGGCGGGGCGACCGGGGCCACGCACCTGCTGGTGCACACCACGCGCGACGACGTGATGGACGTGGCCGCCGAGCAGATTCGTGAGGCGCTGCGGGCGCCGGGCGGCTGTGTGGTGGTCTTTTCGCGCACCAAGTCGCTGGTCAAACGCCGCGCCGAACGGCTGGAGGGCATGCTGCCGGGCGAGATCGTCAGCCCACTGCAGGGCAACATGGACCAGAAAAAGCGCGAGCGCACCATGGCCCTGCTGCGCGAGGGCAAATCCCGCGTACTGGTCGCCACCGACATCGCCGGACGCGGTATCGACCTGCCCGAGGTGCGCCTCGTGATTCACATGGACGTGGCGCAGACCGCCGAGGACCACGTCCACCGTTCGGGCCGCACCGCCCGCGCCGGCCGTCCTGGCGTGAACCTGGTGCTGCTGATTCCCGAACAGCGTGGGCTGTGGCAGACGGTGCGCCGGGGGCTGCCGCCCGCGCTGCACCCGCCGCTGACCCCCCAAGAGGGACAGGTCGACCGCGCCATTCAGGAGAAACAGGGCCGCGGCTCCGGCAACGGCCTGATGCCCGGCGAGAGCGGCGGCGGACGTGGCCGGGGCCAGGGCGGCGGTCAGGGTCGAGGCGGACAGGGCGGCGGCCAGTCGCGTGGTCAGGCCCAGGGACGTGGACAGACGGAGCATTCCGACCGGGGCGGGCGCGGCGCGCAGGCCTCGGGGCAGCGCCGCTTTGAATCCGGCGGTGCTGGCACAGGTGCGGGGCGCGTGGGGCCGCAGCCTGCGCGGGGGCGGGGTGGACGCGGGCGCGGCTAA